The genomic segment tattgttttttaaaattattatggCTATGCATTAGCCTAATACTAAAGTGTTTAAAGAGCTTTATTGTTAAATGTATACATCACTCTGATGAGTACAGATTTTTTGTGCACTTGCTCTAAATTTCCACTAGAGGCCGCCCTTTTTACAGAAACCAGTGAACTGAGACATGGGCTGAGCTACCATATGAACTCATTCATGCATTGCTGATGCATCACACTGGAGACAAATAGGCATACACTTTTATTCAGTAAGATAAGTAAGgtcagaaagaaaaacttaaatttTACTATTCACTCATTTAGTTTCTATGATTCAGTCAATTTGATTGTTCCAGTGCTAAGCTACTTACCTTCCTTCCAGCAAAGAGCATACACAGCTGATGCATGGAACCTCCATTCTTGGTCAGCTCTTTCTTCAGGGTTTTGGGCGATGGGAGTGTCCAGCCGCCCTTGTGGTGTGCACCTGACGCCTCCAGGCAGTTAATGGCATTGTCAGAGGTGAAACAAGGTGTGCGAGGGTCCTGCAGGAGGCTCCCTTCGCTGTGGGTGCGCCTGCGGAGGGAATTCTGCACACTGAGCCCCCCTCCTCCATGTTTCTCACATGTGGCACCCTCCACCATGCTGCGGCGTTTGCTATCACTACGTTGCAGGTAAGCATCATCACtgtcatcttcatcatcctcctcgTCCTCGTCGTCAGACTCCtcgtcttcatcttcatcatacTCTTCGTCAGTATTGGGTGAGGAGAGGGCATCAGCGCTAAAGGAGCGATCAAGACGTAATTCGGGGATAACAAAcgaagatgaggaagaggaaggaggagcATTGGTGTCAGGAGGCTCTGAGGCATTGTCCTCATCTGTGTTTGACACCACCAGATTTAGGTTGATCTCCTCattcctctcttcttcctcctctccttcttcttctttttgcccCCCCTCACTCCCTGCACTCTTTCTGCTGGCCccatccccctcctcctcctcactcctGTTCTCCATATCCTTCCCTTCCCTCCACATCTCCATCTCATTTCCCTCCACACTCCTACAATCCTCCCCCTCAGTGGAAGGAGGTGGTGTGGGAGGCACCTTATGTTTCTCCGCAGATCCCATTAGGCCACCAAGAGGCATGTAGACCTCATCCAAAGGGGTGAGTGGCTCAGAGGTGTGAGGACTGCCTAAGGTTGGCGGCTCTGAGGGGCTTGATGGATACACACTGCTTTCATCACCCTCTGAGCTTCGGGGAGGCAGGTGGAGACACACACCACCATGATCTCCTCCTACTCCGCCCAGCTCACATGAAGGGGCATCCACCTTTGGCTCCAACATCTACAAGAGGTAGCAGATATAGAAaaggggtttaaaaaaaactcttttgacaattaaaacataaacagagtTTCCAGTTATTGAAACTTGTTGTGAAATAGCTCATGTCATGCCTACATACTGTTTTTTTACAAGCTGTACTGCCAGGGTCAGACAACATTAGTCTTTTTTATGGACACAACGTCGGATtagttaatgattaaaaaaaacaaaaacattaactaaACACTGATTGCAGCATGTGGACAGTCATGACCTATGACCTGATGGGCAAGAAATAGACTTCCAGaattataaatgtaaacaaacatggcATCACAAAATTTGTTGTAAAAGTAGGCATAAAAATGATGGTCTTTCCTTCTCTGTTGTGCTAGAGTAGGTTTTATACCTAAAGGTAAGTTTTGTTAAGACAGACGAAGATGAAACTGTCAGAGACCACAATAGAACATCAGTGACAGAGAGTTTATATTGTAATAAGCGGCTGTTTTACTGACCCGTGCTGCTAGATACCGTACCACACTGAAACGTGCTGCACTTATTTACTCAAACTAAGCAGCTATGGGGCCCTCAGGGCCCGGAGAATAAAAAACCAACCAAATGTCTTTTTTGAAATTGATGAGATTACTGCTACAAAGTGTCAGCCCCCAGCCCCCCATCTGTTCACCCATGCATCTCCTCTGATATATTTCTATCATTTTAACGTAGAATGAATTCATTTTTAACGCAAAtgatggcacacacacacacacacacacacacacacacaaggcctCCACTGCTCCCATTTACTAGTCAGGGTCAAACAAAATATCCATGTAATATACtaatgtgtatatacacacatacttgtgtgtttcatgaaaacacacacacagcacaggtcCTCACCCCTGCTTTTGGCAATCTATCTGTATTTCCTCCTTCCCAAAATCTGCTGGTTTTAAATGCTGCTTTAACTTCTGCCAGCCCACAGAGCCCTCAGTGGGAGGATTATAACAAATGCATTTGAGTGGGCCAACATCATTCTGAATCGTGTTTCAAAGATTATCAGAAGTTCTTGATGGTACTAAATGTAGTTATGAAGTTATACACaaactttttccatttcacGAAATGATGCAGTACATTTTTcattagacaaaaaaaagaatggacTACAAAACAGTGACTTAATTATATAGTGtagattaaaaatataaattgtctATGTGTGACTCAAAGCCATATATGTATGTTTGAAACCTTTAGGCAAATTCAACACTAGAATTCAAGAGGTTAATCAACAGTTTATTCACTTAGTTGCTCATCAACATCCTGTAGCTATTTAGTGCTATTTTGTGCTGCAATTAACATGGCTCACAGAGACCTGAAGGCATgtataaatactttaaacaaaGTCATGCACCagtctaaatataaaaatctaatcTGAAGTGGAAATTGCTTACAAAGATCaaacaaaaggcaaataaaaaaaatccacagggATGGATTCTATAAAACTAAGGAGTATAGTATGGAATGTGACTAGTATCACAAAGTTAGATCATACGCTctacattatttaaaactgGACCAAAACATTTAGTTAATTGAAACAACCGTGTTAAGCAGTAGACAAGAATACAAAGAGGTTGTAATAATGTTTGCTTAGAAAGAAAATAACTGGGCTCAGATGATAAAGCTGCTACCTCAGGTAGGATCCAATTCAATCAGTTAAGTCAATGTAGAACAAAATCATTGGATCACTACcgacattttatttatatacaaagacaaattcCTAAACAAGAGTGAGGTTCATTTTCTTCTATTGCTGAacaaaaaaataggaaaacattgttttccttttgttaccCACAGTTCATAAAGAGCGGAACAGTCCAGCACCGTAAAATTTAATGTGCTATTTTTAAATAGCAGCAGGTTTCAAGAGCACACGTGAACATTTAACATATACAATCCCCAATGTATTCGGAAGTGGGTCAGTGAATTCGTGTCAAGAGAATCTTTTCTACCTTCTTTCAGTCCGCAGTAAGTTTTGTGAAGGGCTTTATTGTGCTGGTCAAGCTAACTCATGATGAGCTACAGTCACAAGACACTCTGCTCCATTAGAGATAATACTGCCTCCTCACACAGCTCTTATAATCTTCcaaaagatgtttacatactCCTCAAATTAGTTTTCCCAGTCACTAGGGCTGTGGTTGTAATTGCATATAAACTTTTGACCTGAAATCTGCACAGAGCTTTTTAGCTCACAGTTAGGATCAActccaataaataaaaaaaaaataaaaaatagtaaaCTAATTTTGTGGGATTGCACCTAATACAGGTTTTCTATAAGAGAGTGtttacaaaaaacagaaatctatATTGTGTAAACATAAGTAAAAGTAATCTCTGTGCTATTAGTACACTGAGTAGTGTGGTGGACTATGAATGTGTGCTGGCCTCCTCTGGTGTTGTCCCTTGTCTCTGATTGTGATCTTTATAAATAGGATCTCAGGATGCAACCATGGAAATTCAATTCAGGGTCTTATTTACAAGCGAACCACCATAGGGTGGCTGGGGTAACCCTTAGAGATAGAGACATGCAGAGGAAGGTTTGAGTAGAGTCACTGGTCCTTCATGTCAAAATGAAACTGCTTAGGTTCTTTGGGCTATAGTTAGGACTGCATTGAAGTATTTTTCCTTCAACTGGTTGACCCTGGGGTAGACACAGAACACACTGTAAGAGTTATACAGCGTAGGATCCCACAGGAGGAGCTAGAAGCTGTTCCTAGGGAGAGGATACCTGGGCTGTCTATACCCAGCCCCAAATACCAAATCAGAAAATGATTGGATTGAAGAGGAacttaaaaattcaaaatataactCCAGGACTGAATAAACGGTCTATGGTTATGCCAAACTACTAACCCctgtactattttatttttcaacaagCATTGTCATTCTAGGAAGAGATGTTCCTCTAAGTAGCACAGAGCTTGACAGAccttgtttatttgtttatgtgatGTCAGCTTCATTTGTTGATGCCAGAGTCTGGCTATGGTGGAGCCCTTTGAGACAAAAACACTGACTCACGGCTATATATATACccctgatatatatatatatataaaaacttgACTTGTCTTGGTCTTCATGAATATATACAGCACAACTGCCCCACGGTGATCTAAACCTCTCATTTTCTCGTCTAACTCCCTCTTAACCTCTCCATGATCCGACCTAAACGGTTCACAGCAGTGTTACAACCGAGATATCAAGGTATCTTACTGACTCACAGGGCTATTTTTAGAATGAAATGTACTCTCATAAAAACACCAAGAGAGGAAAGTAGAAATAAAACCCTGCCTTTATCCCTTTCTGCCCATCCTTTTCCTGTACTTTCCTTGTTTATGGTGGTCCAAGTCACAAGAGTGAGTCATTGTGTACCTCTGtgacctcctcctctctttcatACGTAAAACTCTTGACTGTTGAAGATATAGCTTGAGACACAATGGAGCCACCTGTCCTATAAAATACACTTGTTCCTTCTCACACTCTctgcatggaaacacacatgcagataaaaaaaGCAAGCAGCTTCACATTAAAGATGTAAGACATGGTCCAATATAGCATTAACTACTTATACTCACTCTTCAGTCACCCTGCTTCAAAAGATTTATGAAAAGACACAAGCTAATGGTCAATGAGTCCGTGTGAAGTGTGCATACGCTTTTTCTGTCCTTCAGTTAATGTGCGTGTATACCTGCTTGTACATCCATGCGTACTCAAATACGGCTCAAAATCATTAATGATTCAACACAACACGATTACTGGCTTTGcatcaattaagcaaggaaataaaataagcGCTAaaaggtggagagagagagatataagATCAGAGAGTGAGTAAATGGACGAGATAAAGTGGAGAAGCAGTAGGGAAGAGAGGAGTGAGAGCAATGACACAGAGGTGAGATGACTGATGGAGAACAGAGaggttaaaaaaacatgaactacCTAATGATCACATTTGTTAAATTGTGTAGATATGATGATCAAACATTACTTTGGATGTGTTAGTTCTTGGgggttaaatgtaaaaagactGGATTCAGCATACTGAGAAGATATTTTTCCCTATATACTGAACCAGGAAATCTAACAATAAGAAGCTATGTATTGCAACAAATATCTTAAACTTAAATACTCACAGCCTGATAAACCCTTCTGATATACTGTAGTTTGCTAGTTAGTGTAAACGCTATTAAGCTAATAGTTATAGAGAGATAAACGTATAAAGCTTAATAACGTAACAAACTCAATCAATCTATGTGAACTTAAAACCAACTGGAGGCAGCACATCAGCAGATGGTGGGCTTGGGTCTGTTCTTCCCCGTTTCCTTAGAGTCCATTTGGTTTTGCtataaagtcaaacaaaaagaaacatttgggaATAATCCATAATGGCTCAGAACTGTAGAAAATAGGCCAGTGCTTACATGCAGATCTGTCCCTTCACATATTCAGTGTAGTACAGACAGAaatgcagcacagacacagtgtACTCTTTTGTACACGGACAGATCGTATGCCACAAACAGATGCACCGATGCCCAATACATATGCATGCTTGTCAGCTTTGGGAGTCCCAAAATGGGCTGTGGAAGGAAACAAACCATAAATCTCTTTTCTGCATTTCGTGACTTGTCAATGTGCAGaagaacaaaaatacagataatCTTATCACACTGTATTAGTGTAATGACTCAAATGATGTATTTTACAGAAAGTATCTCTTTGTTTAACATTATCTGTTAAGAAAAGAAGTACATCCCTTCCAGAGACACCTACCAGACACCCATACAAGACAACTGTGTTGACTGAGtggaataaaaacactaaatgaaCCAGACTTTAGtcatatttctaaaatattccGCCTTAAGAAATGAAGACTGACAATAATCTTTGTttgcaaatacatttcttattATCAGTACAAATATCTGAAGGTCGAAATCTTCTCATATTAGGTTAAAGCacatgaaagcaaacacacacacacacacacttgtggaCAGTCATCAAGAGACAATCATGTGAACTCTTGTCCCACAGCTATCGTAGAAATGAGAGACGCAGCCCGGGGGAGCAGCTGTGCTGTACATTCCCCAAAAAGCTAAAGATATACCTATGAACACATAACAGTTTCTCACAgttgtctctttgtgtctcgCTTTTGATTTACTCTGTTTAATTTCCTGTTCCTACGAGGTTTTCTTTGGTCAGGATGTACATTAATGAGCATTACACTCCATTACACTATTAGACTTGCCGCATCCGATTCCAACCTCAATAAATCCAACTGAATTAGCGACACTGTTAAAAATATtgcacactgacaaacaaaagGATATGGTTTGTATTCTCTTCCTCTTTGCCACTCCCTCTTACTCCGCACTGTTGTACCGTTCACTAACTCAGCTGTGAAGCAGTATGGCAAGTTGACTGGCAGGAAGTCTAAGTGATGTACATAATCAATCTATATTAACTCTGTTATTTAGTCTTCTTTACATACTGATGTCTTATGGATTTCTTCTAACAACATGTGATGTCTTAGAACACTTCCTGTTTACAAAGcccaaaggggaaaaaacaaaattaacatgGAGGGAACAAGAAACAGCATCAAAGTTAATCAGACTGGACGCTTTCACACTCCTTTTTctatttacactttttaatttacatgaaCTGAAGAGAATATTTTCCTaatcacattaaaacaatattttatgagttttatgttttaactcACTTGTTTTGTCCCAAACAAAATTTCTAAAGTTAATCTGTATTTAAATCATGGGTTTGTCTGCGTGTTCTCTTTAGCCCAATTTCCTGCATGCAGAGGATACGATCCCTAAACAACTTCTGATTAACAAACGCTGCCATTTGTGTTTGATGAGCACCAGGGCCCTGTGGTTCAACTTTACCCATACATTATGCTTGTTTTCCTCTGATTATGTTATAAAATTATGATTCACTACCACCAGCTGCTAACATCTTTTGCTTACACATAATTTAGCAGCAGCAGATCCACCTTGTAATAATTCCTTATTTTGAGTAAAGTTGCTTCATTCACACTTTAAGTAACATTACATAGCAA from the Channa argus isolate prfri chromosome 18, Channa argus male v1.0, whole genome shotgun sequence genome contains:
- the rgs3a gene encoding regulator of G-protein signaling 3a isoform X9, which codes for MLEPKVDAPSCELGGVGGDHGGVCLHLPPRSSEGDESSVYPSSPSEPPTLGSPHTSEPLTPLDEVYMPLGGLMGSAEKHKVPPTPPPSTEGEDCRSVEGNEMEMWREGKDMENRSEEEEGDGASRKSAGSEGGQKEEEGEEEEERNEEINLNLVVSNTDEDNASEPPDTNAPPSSSSSSFVIPELRLDRSFSADALSSPNTDEEYDEDEDEESDDEDEEDDEDDSDDAYLQRSDSKRRSMVEGATCEKHGGGGLSVQNSLRRRTHSEGSLLQDPRTPCFTSDNAINCLEASGAHHKGGWTLPSPKTLKKELTKNGGSMHQLCMLFAGRKLSSGSPCSCEVSPDGTKKKKSKNLAKDMKNRLAFLRRRNESPGSNPASKLDKSMKSVKPTPEEALKWGESLDKLLAHKYGLAAFRAFLRTEFSEENLEFWLACEEYKKIKSQSKMASKAKKVFAEYIAIQSCKEVNLDSYTRDHTKDNLQNVTRSCFDLAQRRIYGLMEKDSYPRFLRSELYLDLINQKKPSSTSTSSSS
- the rgs3a gene encoding regulator of G-protein signaling 3a isoform X5 → MDLPLDLCSRTLIISEEMILHESKHHSLKVTVFVYNDLMLVTREDEPGRCNVLQSPLYLRHLRLQDDYAEELRFYLIHMTEKCDCLLSLEAYSADQKRRVCQCLKDNIDKQLQLQRREPVVPHFEQMLEPKVDAPSCELGGVGGDHGGVCLHLPPRSSEGDESSVYPSSPSEPPTLGSPHTSEPLTPLDEVYMPLGGLMGSAEKHKVPPTPPPSTEGEDCRSVEGNEMEMWREGKDMENRSEEEEGDGASRKSAGSEGGQKEEEGEEEEERNEEINLNLVVSNTDEDNASEPPDTNAPPSSSSSSFVIPELRLDRSFSADALSSPNTDEEYDEDEDEESDDEDEEDDEDDSDDAYLQRSDSKRRSMVEGATCEKHGGGGLSVQNSLRRRTHSEGSLLQDPRTPCFTSDNAINCLEASGAHHKGGWTLPSPKTLKKELTKNGGSMHQLCMLFAGRKLSSGSPCSCEVSPDGTKKKKSKNLAKDMKNRLAFLRRRNESPGSNPASKLDKSMKSVKPTPEEALKWGESLDKLLAHKYGLAAFRAFLRTEFSEENLEFWLACEEYKKIKSQSKMASKAKKVFAEYIAIQSCKEVNLDSYTRDHTKDNLQNVTRSCFDLAQRRIYGLMEKDSYPRFLRSELYLDLINQKKPSSTSTSSSS
- the rgs3a gene encoding regulator of G-protein signaling 3a isoform X6, which codes for MEALCSPVLIAGDKHNSGKHLACHNEVTVFVYNDLMLVTREDEPGRCNVLQSPLYLRHLRLQDDYAEELRFYLIHMTEKCDCLLSLEAYSADQKRRVCQCLKDNIDKQLQLQRREPVVPHFEQMLEPKVDAPSCELGGVGGDHGGVCLHLPPRSSEGDESSVYPSSPSEPPTLGSPHTSEPLTPLDEVYMPLGGLMGSAEKHKVPPTPPPSTEGEDCRSVEGNEMEMWREGKDMENRSEEEEGDGASRKSAGSEGGQKEEEGEEEEERNEEINLNLVVSNTDEDNASEPPDTNAPPSSSSSSFVIPELRLDRSFSADALSSPNTDEEYDEDEDEESDDEDEEDDEDDSDDAYLQRSDSKRRSMVEGATCEKHGGGGLSVQNSLRRRTHSEGSLLQDPRTPCFTSDNAINCLEASGAHHKGGWTLPSPKTLKKELTKNGGSMHQLCMLFAGRKLSSGSPCSCEVSPDGTKKKKSKNLAKDMKNRLAFLRRRNESPGSNPASKLDKSMKSVKPTPEEALKWGESLDKLLAHKYGLAAFRAFLRTEFSEENLEFWLACEEYKKIKSQSKMASKAKKVFAEYIAIQSCKEVNLDSYTRDHTKDNLQNVTRSCFDLAQRRIYGLMEKDSYPRFLRSELYLDLINQKKPSSTSTSSSS
- the rgs3a gene encoding regulator of G-protein signaling 3a isoform X7 — encoded protein: MGNLADRVGPTKRFVREASSLQQHLLSDSGDKCDCLLSLEAYSADQKRRVCQCLKDNIDKQLQLQRREPVVPHFEQMLEPKVDAPSCELGGVGGDHGGVCLHLPPRSSEGDESSVYPSSPSEPPTLGSPHTSEPLTPLDEVYMPLGGLMGSAEKHKVPPTPPPSTEGEDCRSVEGNEMEMWREGKDMENRSEEEEGDGASRKSAGSEGGQKEEEGEEEEERNEEINLNLVVSNTDEDNASEPPDTNAPPSSSSSSFVIPELRLDRSFSADALSSPNTDEEYDEDEDEESDDEDEEDDEDDSDDAYLQRSDSKRRSMVEGATCEKHGGGGLSVQNSLRRRTHSEGSLLQDPRTPCFTSDNAINCLEASGAHHKGGWTLPSPKTLKKELTKNGGSMHQLCMLFAGRKLSSGSPCSCEVSPDGTKKKKSKNLAKDMKNRLAFLRRRNESPGSNPASKLDKSMKSVKPTPEEALKWGESLDKLLAHKYGLAAFRAFLRTEFSEENLEFWLACEEYKKIKSQSKMASKAKKVFAEYIAIQSCKEVNLDSYTRDHTKDNLQNVTRSCFDLAQRRIYGLMEKDSYPRFLRSELYLDLINQKKPSSTSTSSSS
- the rgs3a gene encoding regulator of G-protein signaling 3a isoform X8, whose amino-acid sequence is MNCAILCHTPGRTSIIADFKHSYKRASTLRFLMPVSKMLEPKVDAPSCELGGVGGDHGGVCLHLPPRSSEGDESSVYPSSPSEPPTLGSPHTSEPLTPLDEVYMPLGGLMGSAEKHKVPPTPPPSTEGEDCRSVEGNEMEMWREGKDMENRSEEEEGDGASRKSAGSEGGQKEEEGEEEEERNEEINLNLVVSNTDEDNASEPPDTNAPPSSSSSSFVIPELRLDRSFSADALSSPNTDEEYDEDEDEESDDEDEEDDEDDSDDAYLQRSDSKRRSMVEGATCEKHGGGGLSVQNSLRRRTHSEGSLLQDPRTPCFTSDNAINCLEASGAHHKGGWTLPSPKTLKKELTKNGGSMHQLCMLFAGRKLSSGSPCSCEVSPDGTKKKKSKNLAKDMKNRLAFLRRRNESPGSNPASKLDKSMKSVKPTPEEALKWGESLDKLLAHKYGLAAFRAFLRTEFSEENLEFWLACEEYKKIKSQSKMASKAKKVFAEYIAIQSCKEVNLDSYTRDHTKDNLQNVTRSCFDLAQRRIYGLMEKDSYPRFLRSELYLDLINQKKPSSTSTSSSS